The Barnesiella intestinihominis YIT 11860 genome includes a window with the following:
- a CDS encoding TolC family protein, which yields MKINGSIWAGRALLAAFLLSFLMGSAQQPVSLDSCRQMALKNNKQLRIAEEKVKGAGYTKKSARGAYFPGIDFTGSYMYNQKSISLLESDQYLPTKTFDLASQEYKYNVVTNPATGQPILNNGQPIPSTVAMIPKEAFEFDVHNVYAGLVTLTQPIFMGGKIKALNDIAGYAEKLAVSQKNTAEKEIIYQTDEAYWQVVSLVHKRKLAESYTALLDTLNRHVQEMIAEGVATQSDGLTVAVKLNAAQITLAKVDNGLALSRMALSQICGLPVNSIFTLEDESLERVAPQETPLSYNMEEVFKNRNEVLSLNYAAKIYEKKKNLALSDMLPKLALVGTYSFTNPNVFNGFKNEFDGMFSVGVMLNIPILHWGKNYNKIRAAKSEAVVAKLELADVKEKIELQVSQAAFKTSEAYRTYKMAVKNLEKADENLRNAQLGFQEGVLTTTNVLEAQTAWLEAQSEKIDAEIDTRLCEVYLAKALGTMKY from the coding sequence ATGAAAATAAATGGAAGCATATGGGCAGGGAGGGCATTGTTAGCAGCCTTCTTGTTATCTTTTCTGATGGGTTCGGCACAACAACCGGTTTCGCTCGATTCTTGCCGACAGATGGCATTAAAGAATAATAAGCAACTACGTATAGCCGAAGAAAAGGTGAAAGGGGCAGGCTATACAAAAAAATCGGCTAGGGGAGCTTATTTCCCGGGAATAGATTTTACCGGGTCTTATATGTATAATCAAAAGTCGATATCGCTTTTGGAGTCCGACCAATATTTGCCTACAAAGACATTCGATTTAGCCAGTCAAGAATACAAGTATAATGTGGTAACTAACCCGGCGACCGGGCAACCTATATTGAACAACGGGCAGCCTATACCGTCGACCGTCGCCATGATCCCGAAGGAGGCTTTCGAGTTCGATGTACATAATGTGTATGCCGGGTTGGTGACACTGACGCAACCTATTTTTATGGGGGGTAAGATAAAGGCATTGAACGATATTGCCGGATATGCCGAGAAGTTGGCGGTGTCGCAGAAGAATACGGCCGAGAAGGAAATTATTTATCAGACAGATGAGGCTTATTGGCAAGTGGTCTCTCTCGTTCATAAGAGAAAACTGGCCGAGAGTTATACGGCTTTACTCGATACGTTGAACCGGCATGTACAAGAGATGATAGCCGAAGGAGTTGCGACTCAGTCGGACGGATTGACCGTAGCCGTGAAGTTGAATGCTGCTCAGATAACCCTTGCTAAGGTCGATAACGGATTGGCTTTGTCGCGTATGGCTTTGTCTCAAATCTGCGGGTTGCCGGTCAATTCTATATTTACGCTTGAAGATGAATCGTTGGAGCGTGTAGCTCCGCAGGAGACTCCGTTGTCGTATAATATGGAGGAGGTTTTTAAAAATCGGAATGAAGTGTTGAGTCTTAATTATGCGGCGAAAATCTATGAAAAGAAGAAAAACTTGGCTCTTTCCGATATGTTACCCAAGTTGGCTTTGGTAGGGACTTATTCTTTTACCAATCCCAACGTATTTAACGGATTTAAAAACGAGTTCGACGGTATGTTCAGCGTGGGAGTAATGCTCAATATTCCAATCCTTCATTGGGGAAAGAACTACAATAAGATTCGTGCCGCTAAGAGTGAAGCGGTTGTTGCCAAGTTGGAATTGGCCGACGTGAAAGAAAAGATAGAATTGCAGGTAAGTCAAGCGGCTTTTAAAACTTCTGAGGCTTATAGAACTTATAAAATGGCTGTGAAAAATTTGGAGAAAGCCGATGAAAATTTGAGGAATGCGCAACTTGGATTTCAAGAGGGAGTACTTACGACGACAAATGTTCTTGAAGCTCAAACAGCATGGCTCGAAGCCCAATCGGAAAAAATAGATGCCGAAATCGATACCCGGCTTT
- a CDS encoding PASTA domain-containing protein: MGKIIDFFKKHPIIKTLVLMIIVFFLLIALTLYGLKLYTRHGKAVIVPEVKTMILPDALRILDREGFRYDIIDSLFIDGAVPGSVIEQTPAGGSKVKDGRIIYLSINAYSPRMISCPKVSDMSLRQALSTLESVGLTDIKTQNVPSEYPDLVIGIQYKGENLEQGDKIPAGSSLTLLVGDGIPEEYPDSTIDEIPQNAKEAPLTDESWFN, translated from the coding sequence ATGGGAAAAATAATTGATTTTTTCAAAAAGCACCCGATAATCAAAACGTTAGTATTGATGATTATCGTTTTTTTTCTGCTGATAGCACTCACTCTATACGGGTTAAAGCTATATACACGGCACGGGAAAGCGGTCATTGTCCCCGAGGTCAAAACAATGATTTTACCCGATGCTCTACGCATACTCGATCGGGAAGGATTTCGGTACGACATAATAGACTCTCTGTTTATCGACGGTGCGGTTCCGGGCAGTGTCATCGAACAGACCCCTGCTGGTGGAAGCAAAGTAAAAGACGGTCGAATTATTTATCTATCGATCAACGCTTACTCCCCCAGAATGATTTCTTGTCCAAAAGTCTCCGATATGTCGCTTCGCCAAGCTCTTTCCACCTTAGAAAGTGTAGGGTTGACAGATATTAAAACACAAAATGTACCATCGGAATACCCCGATCTCGTTATCGGTATACAATACAAAGGCGAAAACCTCGAACAAGGAGATAAAATTCCTGCGGGAAGTTCCTTAACTCTACTTGTGGGAGACGGCATACCCGAAGAATATCCCGACTCGACGATCGACGAGATTCCACAAAATGCGAAAGAAGCACCTCTCACCGATGAAAGTTGGTTTAACTAA
- a CDS encoding RluA family pseudouridine synthase: MNTCDEDIEADDKIIAEEGERELYEHFRFVADKGQNLLRVDKFLVARLESSSRNRVQQAAEAGCILVNGKAVKSNYRVKPLDVVSVVMDRPRYEFEIIPQDIPLDVVYEDKTVLVVNKPAGLVVHPGHGNYSGTLVNALAYYFRDTPDYDVSDPRLGLVHRIDKDTSGLLVIAKTPEAKTNLGLQFFNKTTQRQYVALVWGIMEKDEGTITGNIGRSLKDRLQMTVFPEGDFGKHAVTHYKTLERLGYVSIVECKLETGRTHQIRVHMKHIGHTLFNDERYGGDQILKGTTFTKYKQFVQNCFEICPRQALHAKTLGFKHPVTGEEMFFDSPIPQDMTLLFDKWRNYTANRDI; encoded by the coding sequence ATGAACACTTGCGACGAAGACATAGAAGCCGATGACAAAATCATCGCAGAAGAAGGTGAGCGGGAATTGTATGAACACTTCCGGTTCGTGGCAGACAAAGGACAAAATCTATTACGAGTAGATAAATTTCTCGTAGCACGTCTCGAAAGTTCTTCCCGTAACCGGGTACAACAGGCAGCCGAAGCCGGCTGTATTCTCGTAAACGGGAAAGCGGTCAAGTCGAACTATCGCGTAAAGCCGCTCGATGTCGTGTCTGTCGTCATGGATCGACCCAGATACGAATTCGAGATCATACCCCAAGACATACCGCTCGATGTCGTATACGAAGACAAAACCGTCTTGGTTGTCAACAAACCGGCAGGATTGGTCGTACACCCCGGACACGGGAATTATAGCGGGACACTGGTAAACGCACTGGCGTACTATTTCCGGGATACCCCCGACTATGATGTAAGCGACCCCCGTTTGGGATTGGTACACCGTATCGACAAAGACACTTCCGGATTATTAGTCATAGCCAAGACTCCCGAAGCCAAAACAAACTTGGGTTTACAGTTTTTCAATAAAACTACCCAAAGGCAATACGTAGCTTTGGTATGGGGTATTATGGAAAAAGACGAAGGAACGATAACCGGAAATATCGGTCGTAGCCTCAAAGACAGATTACAAATGACCGTATTTCCCGAGGGAGACTTCGGCAAACATGCAGTAACTCATTATAAAACCTTAGAAAGATTGGGATATGTTTCTATCGTCGAGTGTAAACTCGAAACTGGGCGGACACACCAAATCAGGGTACACATGAAACATATCGGACACACTCTTTTTAACGACGAACGTTACGGGGGAGACCAAATTCTCAAAGGGACGACTTTTACCAAATATAAACAATTTGTACAAAACTGCTTTGAAATTTGCCCCCGGCAAGCCCTACACGCCAAGACACTCGGATTCAAACACCCCGTAACAGGAGAAGAGATGTTTTTCGATTCCCCCATACCGCAAGATATGACCTTGCTGTTTGACAAATGGCGTAATTATACGGCCAATCGAGATATATAA
- a CDS encoding metallophosphoesterase, with protein MRLPLLLILLPLLALSADFYIFRRNFRHKSKWIKILWWGLSLVTLLLVCIGVTGLFAFPGKLDINISMWIFYIFFLVYMPKWFYSIFSLFDYVPRLWKRKKGKWGHMIGTALALYVIGSMLYGAFYARQHPIYNYRTISFPNLPEDFDGYRIVQFSDLHLETLGSAANYLPRWINRINQLHPDLIVFTGDLVNRRGNELPPYMNELSRLSAPDGVYSILGNHDYGDYFHWENPEEKEQTLRSLIVNEEKMGWTMLNNRSVFLHRGNDSIALIGVENWGLPPFPQYGKLDQAYSSLNDSVFKILLSHNPLHWKHEVIPHSNIDLTLSGHTHAMQLKLGWEGFEYSFAEPLYPEWSGLYTAPDKHQMLYVNEGIGCVFLPMRIGARPEITIITLKKES; from the coding sequence ATGCGGTTACCCCTTCTTCTCATTTTACTTCCACTGTTGGCTCTATCGGCCGATTTCTATATCTTTCGACGCAACTTTCGTCATAAATCTAAATGGATAAAAATTCTTTGGTGGGGCCTTTCCTTAGTCACTCTCCTTCTCGTGTGTATAGGGGTGACGGGGCTATTCGCTTTTCCGGGGAAGCTCGATATAAATATCTCCATGTGGATATTCTATATTTTCTTCTTGGTCTACATGCCCAAATGGTTTTACTCCATATTTTCTCTATTCGATTACGTCCCCCGTCTATGGAAAAGGAAGAAAGGGAAATGGGGTCACATGATCGGTACGGCATTAGCCCTGTATGTCATCGGGTCCATGCTCTACGGCGCATTCTATGCCCGACAACACCCCATATATAATTACAGGACAATCTCTTTTCCCAATTTGCCGGAAGACTTCGACGGATACCGCATCGTCCAATTCTCCGACCTTCACCTCGAAACTTTGGGCTCCGCAGCCAATTACTTGCCCCGATGGATAAACCGCATTAATCAACTACACCCCGACCTTATCGTTTTTACGGGAGACCTCGTCAACCGCCGAGGAAACGAACTGCCTCCTTACATGAACGAACTTTCCCGTCTCTCTGCGCCCGATGGAGTATATTCTATCTTGGGGAATCACGATTACGGCGACTATTTCCATTGGGAAAACCCCGAAGAAAAAGAACAAACACTCCGTTCTCTCATCGTCAACGAGGAAAAAATGGGTTGGACGATGTTGAACAATCGTTCGGTATTTCTTCACCGGGGAAACGACAGCATCGCCCTTATCGGTGTTGAAAATTGGGGACTTCCACCTTTCCCGCAATACGGGAAATTGGATCAGGCATATTCCTCGTTGAACGATTCGGTTTTCAAAATACTGCTCTCTCACAACCCGCTGCATTGGAAACACGAAGTTATTCCACACTCAAACATCGACCTCACTTTATCGGGACACACCCACGCCATGCAGCTGAAATTAGGCTGGGAAGGATTCGAATATTCTTTTGCCGAACCCTTGTATCCCGAATGGAGCGGTCTATATACCGCCCCCGATAAACATCAAATGTTATACGTCAATGAAGGTATCGGTTGTGTATTCCTTCCCATGCGAATCGGCGCCCGCCCCGAAATCACGATTATAACATTAAAGAAAGAATCATGA
- a CDS encoding Tex family protein: MNTSIYKLLSQSLGFAEKQIEKTIELLDSGATIPFISRYRKEATGSLDEVQIGNIKEAYNKLCETEKRKKFIISTIEEQGKLSEELKQRIDSCWDITELEDIYLPYKPRRRTRAEIAREHGLEPLAKIIMAQKSEKIKTSAARFVTPEIPDEQTAVEGACDIIAEWVSENERARNTIRRCFEHSAVVHAKVIKGKEIEGDKYRDYFEWSEPLRRCASHKILAVRRGENEGILRVSITPDDDTAIERLQQIFIKGSGETSNLVDKAIKDSYKRLLRPSIESEFAAASKEKADNEAIRIFAENVRQLLLAPPLGQKRVLAIDPGFRTGCKVVCLDAQGNLLHNETIYPHPPRQDSVGAARKLTQLVESYKIEAIAIGNGTAGRETEQFVTNLRYDRKIQVFVVSESGASIYSASKVAREEFPEHDVTVRGAVSIGRRLIDPLAELVKIDPKSIGVGQYQHDVDQTKLKKSLDRTIEFCVNSVGVNVNTASKHLLTYISGLGPQLAQNIVDYRKENGDFARRTDLLKVPRMGAKAFEQAAGFLRIPHAQNPLDNSAVHPERYPIVEKMADDLNCTVSDLIENKELKKQLDLKNYISGDVGMPTLSDIIAELDKPGRDPRRYIEMMEFDAKVKTIDDLQEGMILNGIVTNITQFGCFVDIGIKENGLVHISQMADRYISNPAEIVSMHQPVKVRVIGIDRERKRIQLSLKDVS; encoded by the coding sequence ATGAATACATCGATATACAAGCTCCTGTCACAATCACTGGGTTTTGCCGAGAAACAAATCGAAAAAACAATCGAACTGCTCGACAGCGGAGCCACTATTCCTTTCATCAGCCGTTACCGCAAAGAGGCTACCGGTTCCCTCGACGAGGTACAAATAGGTAATATCAAGGAAGCATACAATAAACTATGCGAAACCGAAAAACGAAAAAAATTTATCATTTCGACAATCGAGGAACAAGGAAAGTTGTCGGAAGAGTTGAAACAACGCATAGATTCTTGTTGGGACATTACCGAGCTCGAAGATATATACCTACCCTATAAACCCCGTAGAAGAACCCGTGCAGAGATAGCCCGGGAACACGGATTAGAGCCCCTCGCCAAAATCATCATGGCGCAAAAAAGCGAAAAGATAAAAACGAGTGCCGCCCGATTCGTTACTCCCGAAATCCCCGATGAGCAAACAGCGGTCGAAGGAGCTTGCGACATTATCGCCGAATGGGTCTCCGAGAACGAACGAGCCAGAAATACCATTCGGCGTTGTTTCGAGCACAGCGCTGTCGTCCATGCAAAAGTCATTAAAGGGAAAGAAATCGAAGGCGATAAATACCGCGATTACTTCGAATGGAGCGAACCGTTACGACGTTGTGCTTCCCATAAAATCTTAGCGGTGAGACGAGGAGAAAATGAAGGTATTCTCAGAGTTTCTATTACCCCCGACGACGATACAGCGATAGAACGGTTACAACAAATATTTATCAAAGGCTCAGGAGAAACGTCGAACCTTGTCGACAAAGCGATAAAAGATAGTTATAAAAGACTTCTGCGCCCTTCCATAGAAAGTGAATTCGCCGCCGCCTCAAAAGAAAAGGCAGACAACGAAGCTATCCGAATTTTTGCGGAAAACGTGCGACAATTACTTTTAGCACCACCATTAGGACAAAAACGAGTATTGGCGATAGACCCGGGATTCCGGACCGGCTGTAAAGTAGTTTGTCTCGACGCTCAGGGAAATCTACTACACAACGAAACCATATACCCTCACCCGCCTCGTCAAGATTCGGTAGGAGCTGCACGCAAACTCACACAGCTGGTAGAAAGCTACAAAATCGAAGCTATCGCCATCGGAAACGGAACTGCCGGACGGGAAACGGAACAATTCGTCACAAACCTCCGTTACGACCGCAAGATACAGGTCTTCGTCGTCAGCGAAAGCGGCGCATCTATCTATTCCGCCTCAAAAGTAGCTCGGGAAGAATTTCCCGAACACGATGTGACGGTACGTGGTGCTGTATCTATCGGTCGCAGACTCATAGATCCGTTAGCCGAGTTAGTCAAAATCGACCCGAAATCTATCGGGGTAGGACAATATCAACACGATGTCGACCAAACCAAACTGAAAAAATCGCTCGACCGAACGATTGAGTTTTGTGTAAACTCCGTGGGAGTAAACGTAAACACCGCCAGCAAGCACCTACTCACTTATATATCGGGATTAGGCCCTCAACTCGCTCAAAACATAGTCGATTATCGCAAAGAGAACGGAGACTTCGCCCGAAGAACCGACTTGCTCAAAGTACCCCGCATGGGAGCCAAAGCGTTCGAACAAGCCGCCGGGTTCCTTCGTATTCCCCATGCACAAAATCCGCTCGACAATTCTGCCGTCCACCCAGAACGATATCCCATCGTAGAAAAAATGGCGGACGATCTAAACTGCACCGTAAGCGATCTGATAGAAAACAAAGAGCTGAAAAAACAGCTCGACCTCAAAAACTACATATCCGGCGATGTGGGTATGCCCACTTTATCCGACATTATAGCCGAACTCGACAAGCCCGGCCGGGACCCCCGCCGTTATATCGAAATGATGGAATTCGATGCCAAAGTCAAAACGATAGACGACTTACAAGAAGGAATGATTCTCAACGGTATAGTCACCAACATTACCCAATTCGGCTGTTTCGTCGACATCGGTATCAAAGAAAACGGATTGGTACATATCTCGCAAATGGCCGACCGATATATCTCCAATCCGGCCGAAATCGTCTCTATGCACCAACCGGTTAAAGTCCGTGTCATCGGTATCGACCGAGAACGGAAACGTATACAACTCTCCCTAAAAGATGTGTCATGA
- the folK gene encoding 2-amino-4-hydroxy-6-hydroxymethyldihydropteridine diphosphokinase, which translates to MNTVLISLASNTPDKLRQMNNAFAELQEMGLVAASSSIYETVACGSIKSPNYLNAVVKIFTDTDHQELHNVLKTMEKAHGRTPESKLSGKIPLDIDIVVWNGEIIRPQDWKQDYFQTGLKELEQMT; encoded by the coding sequence ATGAATACAGTTTTGATCAGCCTAGCCTCAAACACGCCCGACAAACTGCGACAAATGAATAACGCATTTGCCGAATTACAGGAAATGGGACTCGTTGCCGCATCTTCTTCTATTTATGAAACGGTAGCTTGCGGAAGCATAAAAAGCCCCAACTACCTCAATGCCGTAGTTAAAATATTCACCGATACTGACCATCAAGAACTACATAATGTCTTAAAAACGATGGAGAAGGCACACGGCCGTACCCCCGAATCGAAACTTTCCGGTAAAATTCCATTAGACATCGACATCGTTGTCTGGAACGGAGAAATAATCCGTCCTCAGGACTGGAAACAAGATTACTTCCAGACAGGACTTAAAGAACTGGAACAAATGACTTGA
- a CDS encoding nitroreductase family protein, whose amino-acid sequence MKTIEETLLNRTSVRRYEYDKIPSETLDFIYRAIANTPTSYNGQQFSVIAIDDQSIKEELYAITNQKQIKTCATLLVFCADYHKIDILAQKKRIDNPHFENTLDGVMVGIIDAALAMQNAVVAAQAAGLGSCCVGYARTANPEKIAEILKLPEGTFVVCALTLGIPRE is encoded by the coding sequence ATGAAAACAATCGAAGAAACTTTACTGAACCGCACATCGGTCCGTCGCTACGAATACGATAAGATACCGTCCGAGACACTCGATTTCATCTATCGAGCCATCGCGAATACCCCGACAAGTTACAACGGGCAACAATTCTCGGTAATAGCTATCGACGATCAATCCATTAAAGAAGAGCTCTACGCCATTACAAACCAAAAACAAATTAAAACTTGCGCCACTTTACTGGTATTCTGCGCCGACTATCATAAAATTGACATCTTGGCACAAAAAAAGAGAATCGACAATCCTCATTTCGAGAATACGCTCGACGGCGTTATGGTAGGAATCATCGATGCAGCCCTAGCCATGCAGAATGCGGTAGTAGCAGCCCAAGCCGCCGGACTCGGTAGCTGCTGCGTAGGTTATGCTCGTACAGCCAATCCGGAGAAAATAGCCGAAATTCTAAAATTACCCGAAGGTACGTTTGTCGTTTGTGCACTCACATTGGGCATACCCAGAGAATAA
- a CDS encoding HAD family hydrolase: MKELVIFDLDGTLLNTIADLAISTNYALRRCGFPEHREEEYFHFVGNGITKLFERALPEECRSSDNVSRVRRYFLEYYSVHNTDYTRPYDKVEELLSVLNSHGVKIAVASNKYQAGTQKLIQYFFPGIDFVSVLGQRDGIPVKPAPDIVYEILNKSGVEAEKALYVGDSDVDMFTAKAAGVESVGVTWGFRSREELIEAGACHLVDSPIEILRLSL, translated from the coding sequence ATGAAAGAGTTGGTTATTTTTGATTTGGACGGGACTTTGTTAAACACGATTGCCGATTTGGCTATCAGTACGAACTATGCTTTGCGTCGTTGCGGTTTTCCAGAACATAGGGAGGAGGAATATTTTCATTTTGTAGGGAACGGAATAACTAAATTGTTCGAGCGAGCTTTGCCGGAAGAGTGTCGTTCGTCGGATAATGTATCTCGTGTGAGGCGTTATTTTTTGGAATATTACTCGGTACATAATACCGATTATACTCGCCCTTACGATAAAGTGGAGGAATTATTGTCTGTTTTAAATTCTCATGGTGTGAAAATAGCTGTGGCGTCGAATAAATATCAGGCAGGAACCCAAAAGTTAATACAGTATTTTTTCCCCGGAATCGATTTCGTATCTGTATTGGGACAGCGTGACGGTATTCCGGTAAAGCCAGCTCCTGATATTGTATATGAAATTCTAAATAAGTCGGGGGTTGAGGCGGAAAAAGCCCTGTATGTGGGAGATTCAGATGTGGATATGTTTACCGCGAAGGCTGCCGGGGTCGAATCGGTCGGTGTAACATGGGGATTTCGGAGCCGTGAAGAATTGATTGAAGCCGGAGCTTGTCATTTAGTGGATAGTCCCATCGAGATACTCCGGCTCAGTCTATAA
- a CDS encoding HAD family hydrolase: MEKRHDIKGILFNFSGTIDTEGSDWFDLIWKEYREIGIPITKSDYLAAHEFAEKEISEKGLIEPWFNFYFTLHTKLSLQIKYLISKGLLSDNRCTQKYAQQLATICYNMAIMYVRQNEKTLENLVKQYRLGIVAQSYGNLPAVLVDFGLASYFTDVIESSMVNLSKPDKEIFRLSVNALHIEPEETLCVSNSLNSDLLPAKDIGCKTAWLCQRTVPQAKRVSNYHIASLKELNNLLS, translated from the coding sequence ATGGAAAAGAGACACGACATAAAAGGTATTCTATTCAATTTCTCAGGTACAATCGATACCGAGGGGAGTGATTGGTTCGACCTCATTTGGAAAGAATACAGGGAAATCGGGATACCTATAACCAAGAGCGACTATCTGGCCGCCCATGAATTTGCAGAAAAGGAAATATCCGAAAAAGGACTAATCGAACCCTGGTTTAATTTTTATTTTACCTTACATACCAAACTATCGCTTCAAATCAAATATCTTATTTCAAAAGGATTATTATCCGACAATCGATGTACTCAAAAGTATGCCCAACAACTGGCCACGATTTGTTATAACATGGCGATCATGTATGTAAGACAAAACGAAAAAACACTCGAAAACTTGGTAAAACAGTATCGTTTGGGAATCGTCGCTCAATCATACGGAAACCTACCGGCTGTTTTGGTAGATTTCGGATTGGCCTCCTACTTCACCGATGTCATTGAATCCAGCATGGTGAACCTGAGCAAACCCGATAAAGAAATATTCCGATTATCGGTCAATGCATTACACATCGAGCCGGAAGAAACTCTATGCGTCAGCAATTCTCTAAACAGCGACTTATTGCCGGCAAAAGACATCGGCTGCAAAACAGCATGGCTCTGCCAACGAACAGTTCCCCAAGCTAAAAGAGTTTCGAACTACCACATAGCTTCTTTAAAAGAATTGAATAATCTACTATCCTAA
- a CDS encoding putative transporter: MDWIQNLLFNDASVAHTVILYAFVIALGVALGKMKFFGISLGVTFVLFVGLIAGHFGFSAEKNILHFVQEFGLILFIYSIGLQVGPSFFSSFKKGGLTLNMLAVGIVILNIAVALTLYFIHQGEISMPMMVGILSGAVTNTPGLGAAQQTLSQLKFDGSISEVPEIALGYAAAYPLGVIGIIASMLVIRAIFKVKMEKESRQIEEENQSSQLVPHVVTYKVENKLIFGRTLDDLTKLIDRNFVVSRIKHNDEVIIPNSDTTLQEGDLLLVVLSLHDESALEAFIGRPVEMNWEAIPAPVVSRRILVTRPEFNGRKIGSLRLRMGYRLNATRVNRAGLDLLANPNLELQIGDRLTVVGRIEDINRLAEKLGNSTKRLHEPNMVTLFVGIFLGIILGSIPLAIPGMSVPMKLGLAGGPLVVAILLGRFGHKIHLVTYTSTGASLMLREIGICLFLASVGISAGGEFVNTIMSGGLIWVWWGFLITVIPLLIIGIIARAHYKINYCSIMGLLSGACTDPPALAYGNKVSGNDAPSVAYSTVYPLAMFLRVLSAQLLILLFY; the protein is encoded by the coding sequence ATGGATTGGATTCAAAATCTATTATTCAATGACGCCTCGGTAGCCCACACCGTTATCTTGTATGCATTTGTCATCGCATTGGGAGTAGCCTTAGGAAAGATGAAATTCTTCGGCATTTCATTAGGAGTCACATTTGTACTTTTCGTCGGCTTGATTGCCGGGCACTTCGGTTTTTCCGCCGAAAAAAATATACTCCATTTCGTACAGGAGTTCGGACTCATTCTATTCATTTATTCCATTGGACTGCAAGTAGGACCGAGTTTTTTCTCTTCCTTTAAAAAAGGAGGACTAACCCTAAATATGCTGGCTGTCGGTATCGTCATACTCAACATAGCGGTCGCTCTCACCCTCTACTTTATACATCAGGGAGAAATAAGTATGCCCATGATGGTAGGTATTCTTTCGGGGGCTGTCACGAACACACCGGGATTAGGAGCGGCGCAGCAAACGCTTTCACAGCTCAAATTCGACGGGTCCATTTCCGAGGTTCCAGAAATCGCTCTCGGATATGCGGCCGCCTATCCGTTGGGAGTAATCGGAATCATCGCCTCCATGCTGGTTATCCGGGCGATTTTCAAAGTTAAAATGGAAAAAGAAAGTCGACAAATCGAAGAAGAAAACCAATCGAGCCAGCTCGTCCCGCATGTCGTTACTTATAAAGTAGAAAACAAACTTATCTTTGGCAGGACTCTCGACGATTTGACCAAACTCATTGATCGTAATTTTGTAGTATCGCGTATTAAACATAACGACGAAGTAATCATACCCAACTCAGATACGACACTCCAAGAAGGAGACTTGCTCCTCGTTGTCCTCTCTTTACATGACGAAAGCGCATTGGAAGCATTTATAGGTCGCCCCGTCGAAATGAACTGGGAAGCTATTCCTGCCCCTGTGGTTTCTCGTCGAATACTGGTTACCCGCCCCGAATTCAACGGACGCAAGATAGGAAGTCTACGTCTCAGAATGGGATATCGGTTGAATGCGACCCGTGTAAACCGAGCCGGTCTTGATCTTCTGGCCAATCCTAATCTGGAATTACAAATAGGAGACCGTCTTACCGTTGTAGGACGAATCGAAGACATCAATCGTCTGGCCGAGAAACTCGGTAACTCTACGAAACGCCTCCACGAGCCCAACATGGTAACGCTATTCGTAGGCATATTCCTCGGTATCATATTGGGAAGCATTCCTCTCGCCATTCCGGGAATGAGCGTACCCATGAAGTTGGGATTAGCCGGAGGACCGCTGGTCGTCGCAATTCTCTTGGGCCGTTTCGGTCATAAAATTCACCTCGTCACTTACACTTCGACCGGAGCCAGTCTCATGCTACGGGAAATAGGTATCTGTCTTTTCTTAGCCAGTGTAGGTATATCGGCAGGAGGCGAATTCGTCAACACGATTATGTCCGGCGGACTCATTTGGGTATGGTGGGGATTTCTCATCACCGTGATTCCTCTTCTCATCATCGGAATTATTGCCCGAGCACACTACAAGATCAACTATTGCTCTATCATGGGATTGCTTTCAGGAGCTTGTACCGATCCCCCCGCCCTCGCCTATGGCAACAAGGTCTCGGGGAACGATGCCCCATCGGTAGCTTACTCGACGGTTTACCCCCTCGCCATGTTCCTGCGAGTGCTTTCGGCTCAACTGCTCATTTTGCTTTTCTATTAA